From a region of the Flavobacterium sediminilitoris genome:
- a CDS encoding response regulator transcription factor has protein sequence MKVAIVDDHQLFRKSLAHLLNSFEDIQVVFQANNGKEFLDSLKDIDIDLVLLDIQMPEMNGFQTCKVLREKYPNIYVLIISQLTTKESIHKVMELGAHGFFTKNSDPDQLQTAIISIKDNGYYFGQELGSIIREIMLWDNKKINGEETDLVEIDENCLTTREIEIIKLVSKGSSSKEISKVLGINVRTVETHRKHIIDKTSAKNFIGVVIFALRHQLITIDEI, from the coding sequence ATGAAAGTAGCAATTGTAGACGATCACCAGCTTTTTAGGAAGAGTTTAGCACATTTGTTAAACTCATTTGAAGATATTCAAGTTGTCTTTCAGGCAAACAACGGGAAGGAATTCTTAGATAGTTTAAAAGATATTGATATTGATTTAGTATTACTCGATATACAAATGCCAGAAATGAATGGGTTTCAAACATGTAAAGTTTTGAGAGAGAAGTATCCAAATATCTATGTTCTCATTATTTCTCAATTAACAACAAAAGAAAGTATTCATAAAGTAATGGAATTAGGTGCTCATGGCTTTTTTACCAAAAATTCAGATCCAGATCAATTGCAAACCGCAATTATTAGTATTAAAGATAATGGCTATTATTTTGGACAAGAATTAGGAAGTATAATTAGAGAAATTATGCTTTGGGATAATAAAAAAATCAATGGAGAAGAAACGGATTTAGTAGAAATTGATGAAAATTGTTTAACAACAAGAGAAATTGAAATTATAAAGCTAGTTTCAAAGGGAAGTAGTAGTAAAGAAATTTCTAAAGTTTTAGGAATAAATGTGAGAACGGTTGAAACACATAGAAAACATATTATTGATAAAACATCTGCAAAAAATTTTATTGGAGTTGTAATTTTTGCTTTAAGACATCAGTTAATTACAATTGATGAAATTTGA